From one Calditrichota bacterium genomic stretch:
- a CDS encoding co-chaperone GroES — MKIQPLDDRVLVEILEEEEKTQGGIIIPDTAKEKPRMGKVVEVGTDEELKDLIKSGEKIIFAKYGGEEIKIDGQEYVILSRNDILAVVKD; from the coding sequence ATGAAGATTCAACCACTGGATGATCGAGTTTTGGTCGAAATTTTGGAAGAGGAGGAGAAAACGCAGGGAGGTATTATTATTCCGGATACGGCCAAAGAAAAACCCAGAATGGGAAAGGTCGTCGAAGTGGGAACCGATGAAGAATTAAAAGATTTGATAAAATCCGGAGAAAAAATTATTTTTGCAAAATATGGCGGCGAGGAAATTAAGATTGATGGCCAGGAATATGTGATTCTTTCCCGAAATGATATTCTGGCCGTTGTGAAAGACTGA